The genomic stretch taacttttctttttccctttgttttggaaaattatttttcttcgaAGAATAATTGTAACATTACACAAGAGCTGTAGGTATAGGGCACTCAGTTGTTTTCCCCTGGACCATTTGAGAGTAACTTGCACAAAATGTTCTATCTTCTGCATAACTGAGTGTGTGGTTACTACAAAGGAAGGAAGAGTTCTACATAATCTGAGTGCCGTGATGAGAATCAGGAGGTTAATGCTGATGCATTGCCCACCTCTGGTCCTGGGGCCCTATCAGGTGTGGCAGACCGTCCTAGGACTGCCCCTTGAGCAGCAGGGCCCAGTTCGGAGTCCTGCACGGCATTTAGTTGTCCTGTCTGGCACTGTTCTTGTGACTTTCATGATCTGACCATGACACTTTTGGGATTATTAACCATTTGTTTTGTAGATTCTCACTCCATTTGTGTTTGATGTTTTTCTATTATTAAATTCAGAGAATGAAATATTGACATTAATATCATGGAACTTACCAAGCATTTATTTCATTGTGTTTGATCAGTGGGACATGATTTCAAATTGTTTGTTTGTGGTGACATTAGCTCACCTTGACTGAAGAGATGTCTGCCAGATTTCTCCatgaaaatttattctttttctgtccAGAGCTAATAAGAATTTGGAGCTTAAAAGAAATAGCTCAAGGTTACATaactatcctttttttaaaaaaaagatttatttatttattattacaaagtcaggtgtacagagaggaggagagacagagaggaagaccttctgtccgatgattcactccccaagtgacctcaacagccggtgctgagctgatctgaagccgggaaccagaaacttcttctgggtctcccacacggatgcagagtcctagtgctctgggccgtcctggactgctttcccaggccacaagcagggagctggatgggaagtggagctgccagtattagaaccagcgcccatatgggatcccggaggcacgttcaaggtgaggacttcagctgctaggccacgccgctgggcccataactATCCTTTTTTATGCTACCTTTTCAATTCAATTATATTTATGTGGATTTATGGTTTCCACTTAAGTGGGTTATAACCTGTAACTGTCATTATTGATTTTAATTTCCAAGTTGGCATGGCCTGAAGGCTGACCACTGTGTCTTTCTGACATACCTCCATAACTCTCTGAGAAGTGCCTCAGCTGGGATCACAAAGATGGTTTCGCCGCTCTCATCCCTACCCCAGCCCTGGACTCAGCCTCTTACGAAGAGCTCTGGTACCGTTGGGAATGGGTGTGTGGGGGTGAATCGCGGCCTTCATGCAGGTGGCACCAGCCCTCTCCTGCGGCACCAGGTTCATTGCAGCTTTGTGCTTTCTGTGCTGCAGATGCTGTCATTGACGGTGGCACACCTGGCCCCCAGCTCTAGTTGATGACTCGGGCGTGGGAGCCACGCTCACATCCCATGGGCTCCCTTCCCCCACGTGGTTGCTGTGCGCGTCCTTGCGCTCCGTGAGCAGGACCCTTTCATAGCTGCAGtgcctctttttttcttaatcacaCTTTGATTTCTCTACTTTGTTGGACATATGAGCACTCCAGGGGGCCTTCAATAAATTCATGGCaataaatattctgaaaatatgATGTGTGGCTATAATGCTTTGAATTAAAAGAAGCGCCCTTCAGCCccagtttccatgaacttgaTGAAGTCTCCTCATGTTTACAATTGCTGGTTTATCAGTAGCTCAGCCACCAACTGCCTCATTTCTGTTAATCCTGGATCTTTCCCTTTGGATTAACTTCTTTCTTCATTATGGTAGAAATGTTTTACTTGCTTATTGGTGTGCCTGGCAATTGTTTAAAATCATGTTCTAAGCATTGTGAATTTGATCTTCTGGCATACCTAATTTCTTatgttgctttaaatatttgGCTGGGGGTGTGGTGCTTGCTTTGGATTGTTGTTAAGTTACTTGGAAACATTTTGGTTAGTGCAAGGCTTGCTTTTCAACAGATGGGTCTGTGACACCCTTTAACTTCCGATCGAAAGGGAATTGAAGGAGGAGCTTGCTGAGGCCCCTAATCTATCCAGTGGAACAGAAGCTACTTTGGCCTTGGAGCAGCTCCAAGTCCCCTAGTCTTCTCTACAAAGCCTCACACAGTTTTCTCCTACTCATGTACTGGCCAATATTCTAGTGAAGCCTAAAGAGGAAACTTCTGGATCTTTATCCCTCTCCCCAGCCTTCCAGGTAGCTTTGTCTTATGTTACTCTTTCCTCAACTCAGGGTGGTTGTTGAACCTCCTATGCCGTACGTGGCAGTTAAGTCGGGGCCACACTGGCATTTATGTTAACTCTCTTCTCTCAGGAAGAGATTCAAGATGAGGATGACAACAGCGGGCAACCCCAGTGTTGTATGAATTAAATAAGACCCTATATGCAAATGGGGCTAGCTCAGTTCTGCCCATAAGAGCTGACTAACCTTAGCTATGATTTGTAAGAACTGCTAGGATTCCACACCATGTTGACCCCTTGCCCAGCAGAGGGCATGTAGTCTGGTTGAGGATTTGGAAAAAGAAACCATTCAGCATCCAGTGTTCATGTGTAAGGTATGAACAACTAAGGTTTCTTTTTGTCCAATATTGGACTTTCTGTGTTACAGAAAGGATTTGGCAAATCCATGCCCTTTCATTTGTGTGAGCACTTCCGATGAGCAGCGGAGCTGGGTTTTTCTTAACAGGCGAGTTTctgcatctctgcctctcaacagCTAAGCCCCTGTTACCTACAGTCGAGACTGTTGCTTGAGTGAAAGGCACAAAATGTAGTCTCAGTACAGTTTGCTTTCATTCAGAAGAGCGAAGACAAGAAcagtctgtttcattttattgttggTAGCATTTACACAGATCCGTGAAGAATCTTCTATTTCTCTTGGCAAGCTGGCTTCACATTGAGCAGATCATCTGTCAATGtctgtggcttagtggctagGCATCAGGGGTCAGGGTCTCTTTCTGGCATGTTCTGTGCTATAGGACAGTGAGCAACTCGCATAATGTGCTGAGCCTCcatttttcatctataaaaagTAGATAATAATTCCTACTTCAGATGATTGTGAAGATCAGAAGAAAAAATTTAACTCAATTCCTAAAATGAAACAGGagctaataaaaatatttttattagcacAGTCACATCTGTTAAAGAGTGAGACTGATGTTTACACAAACATACCATCTTGAATTGAGAATTGAGTGGCGGCCCCTAATACTCATGCCCACCTGGAGTCTTAGAAAGCAGTCCTGCTCAGTTTGAATGGGCTCTAATCCAGTACCTGGTGAGATGGGAAATTTGGACAGAATGAGGCAGGAAAAAGTCACAGAAAGACTGGAACACATGAGAAGAACTGCTGTGTTAAATTGAAGGGAGACATTGTGGATTAGCTACAAGCCAGGGGACACCAAGAATTACTCAAAGTGATTGCCTGTGGCCCAGAGGTTACACAGACATCCTGGCTACTCAGCTCCTCATCCCACTTCCTTCCTGCCAGTgcttctgggaaaacagtggagggatgGTCCAAgctctgtgggagaccagggtgggatTCCTAGGCCAGCTATTGTGGCTATGTGGGAgggtgtcattctgcctttaaaattaaaaacaaaaacaaaaacaaatttagcAAAACGACAACCTACAGTTATTAGCAACCAGCACACTCTGGGGGAGGAGCCGAGTAGGGTGTCCCTCTGAGTCTCCTGAAGGGAAACCACTGTGGTTTGCAGTTTGCAGTCTCTAGAATGCCCTTCTGTAGCTAAGGCACTTGGGGATCCATTGAGGCAACCAGAGGACTCTCACCTGTATCCCAACGCACATCTCTCTTGGTATCAAGCAGAACCAGCCCTCCTTGTCTGCGTCAGGATCAACTCCTTTCTGGAGTGCAACCGAGGGCTCCTCTCGCACACTTGGCACCCTCCCCACTGCCTGTGGctgtcctctgcctctcctcaccATGTCCCCTGACTCAGCGGGAACAGCCTCTCTCCTTGGGGACAGTCGCCTACAGCTGGTCTGTGATGAAGAGCACAGGGAGTCTTGTCTTGGGCCAATCTCTAAGGCTTAAAATGGAGGGCCATCTAAGTGCCAATAGGCTAATCAGTGCAGCCCTGGGGCATGGAACCAGTCAAGGTATGGCTGCTGTGCCCTTTGTTAAAATCTGGGACTCATAGGACCCCTGGTCAGTTACCTCAGCTGGACCCAGTGGCAGAGAGGAACGGGGATTCACTCTTGCAcctgtggcccagtctgaagtCACTGTGTGGCTGTGTCTCCACCTTGAGGAAAGGGTAGTCGTGTACTGAACCTCACCCTTAGGAAAGCTGGGTGCTTTCAGAGGGTTGCATCCTAGGGTGATGTTGCTTTCACTGGGAGAAAAATCTGGTGTGACCCTCAGAGCAAATCCAATAGGTCCCTTGAGAACACTGGGCTTGTGTAGCTCTCTCCTCCAACACAGTGTTCCCTGGGTGGACCACTGTTCTAGCTGCTTGCTTCtgctgtgtgcatgcacatggtAGAGTGAGGACCTGACCCCCGCCAGGCCCCAAAGCGCAGGCCTTGAGTGGCAGTCACACACAGCACCCCCATGCACACCTTGTCCACAGTTCGATGGGTTTTTGTCTCCCTGTCTAGGTCTCCAAGGCAGCCGCGGACCTGATGGCCTACTGCGAAGCGCACGCCAAGGAGGACCCGCTGCTAACCCCCGTGCCAGCATCGGAAAACCCCTTCCGGGAGAAGAAGTTCTTCTGCGCCATCCTTTAGGCCTTCCGGAGGTGGCGGCTGCACCTCGGGGCTCCAGGGACTTGGATGTAGAGTTTGTAGCAAAGTGGGCACCTTTGTAGCCCATGGCATTTGAcgagagagggagaagacagtCCTGGCGAGTCCAGGCCCTGCATGTTTCAAGAACGTCCCCCTTTAGGAGAGTGAGCGCCGACCCCCGTCCTGAGTTGAGACCTAGCACTGCAGCTCTGCCTGGCAGAGAGCAGTGCGTCCACACACAATTGGTGTCACTTCTGTTACCCACCCCCCACACcccttctgtttctgcttcctatttaaaatttttttaaataaaaaataaacaatcaaaCCTGAAACAGACAGCTGTACTGAGCTGAGCTATGTCTGACCTGCTGGGAGCGGGGCACCCTTCGAGGAGTTGAGTTGACCAGCGTAGCCGAGGCTGTTTTGTCTTTGTGCCTTTATTTTCccccttctccctgccctcccactcccctccctccttccctcccccccgtTAGAATAGCATGGTGAAGTCTGGACTTGTCTGGAAAACTGAACTCCATGAAGGAGCCCCCAGGATGTCGAGGGAGAGATTCCCCAACCCGTGGTGTTCCTCACAgtaacaaaacaacaacagatgCCGGCTGTCTGTGTCCTATTATCACTATTCCTAATACTTGTCCATGATAGCTTTGATTCTGCAAGTAAAAGTACTCCATGTGTTGTGATTGGTGCTTTCATCTATCTGTGATAATTTTTGAGTGAATACTGCATGAAAATGTCCCCATGTTACATCCATTCAGAAGTTTCATTGTTTTGCTATGAAGCTGGGAAAAGACACTAGGAGGAAGCCAACCTCACTCTGTGGAAACAGGACTTCAGGGCCTTAGCCACACCTATAATGTTTCCAGCTGATAGCAGTGGAACTGCCTGTTGGGCATATCTTCCACAATCCAAAGCATTTTGGTTTATCCAGGGCGGCACAGGTCCCCCCAGCAGGAGCTCTGAGGATTCACTGTGAGCTGGGAAATGCTAGTGCATAGATCATGCAGAGGTGCCCTGTGGAGTGAAGCGCGAGTATTTGAGATTGGCAGAGTGTTTCCCACATGCATGGAACTCATGGCCCTCCTTTGTGCAAGAAGCAGGACAAATAAACCCACAGTTCCAGGGTAGGTGAGCTGTGCTCAGAACCCAGCTGTTAGCCCACCAGGGAGAAGGATCCCACACAGtccacctgtgggtggcaggtgcagccCCTGCCAATAGCTACACCACCACGGCAGGTTCTGCCTCTTTCTTTCATAGTTGTTCCAAGTGGATAATTCTCATTTTCACTCACCTGAGTTCCCTAAAACAATCTTTTATTTGAGTCTTTGGTATCTGCCTTGTTAATTAGAATCTCTCGGACTTTCTTTACAACTCCCATGTAGCTAGAGCTGTCTTATCAAAACATGGGCTTGCGATTTTTTTCTGCACCTGGAGCCTCCAGCAGCATCAAGCTCAAGGCCTGTTACTGTTGTTAGCTCCCAGATaactgttcttttccttttccattctcttcctcctgttttgttgttgtttttttcatttttactaataTGAAGAGGGAGGTGGAGAACCACTTACTAGTCCAAGGGCACACTTGCTAAGTATTTCCTGTCGCAGAGCTTCTTTGCTGGTGAAAGAATAAATCCATTCAACTCAAGCTCCAGTCTGCGACGAGGGAGGAGAGCCTGGAACGTCTGTGAAGCGTCTCAGTGCAATTCCACCACCAGCGTTTCTAGTCTCCTGATCAGATCTTGGGATTCAGTCAGGAGAGGCTTAAGGAAGCTTGGGATGGAACAGTGCCGTGCAGTTAACTCAGTCCTGCCAGGGAGCCAGCACCAACAGTGTCACCTTTTTTAAAGGAATCAGAACATGGGTGCAACATTGGGTCCTATAGAAACAGTGATGaatagggcagttttgaaagtgGTGAAGGGCTCATGGATTTCACAGTCTACGTTGTGCCTTTTCTCCAGAAGGACCATTTGTTTCCATGTAATTCCACAGCTTTGGAGCAACTAAAATGCTTAGGAAACATCAGAACAGGGCCTGGCCATTAAATGCTAAGGTGTTTCTGTCGTGCGTGCATGTGTAtgtaaaaggagagaaaagacgAGAAAAACTGAAACCACCCAGTCCTGCTCAGTTTCAGTTTAAGGAAAAGATCTTGTATTTTTCATAAGTTCATGTCTTACCGTCTAGATAAATAACCACAAAATCTGCATATAAGTTTTGGCTTCTTGGTTTTTTGTATTTACTACGGGGAAAAAGTCTTTTGTCTACCAGTGCCTCTAAAAAACTTCAGTTCTCTTAAAAATTCAACAATCCTTTCACCAGCATTAGAGTTTCGTAAGTGATAACTAATAGGAAAATTCAACATAA from Ochotona princeps isolate mOchPri1 chromosome 6, mOchPri1.hap1, whole genome shotgun sequence encodes the following:
- the GNG2 gene encoding guanine nucleotide-binding protein G(I)/G(S)/G(O) subunit gamma-2, which gives rise to MASNNTASIAQARKLVEQLKMEANIDRIKVSKAAADLMAYCEAHAKEDPLLTPVPASENPFREKKFFCAIL